From Pseudanabaena sp. PCC 6802, one genomic window encodes:
- the rplC gene encoding 50S ribosomal protein L3 has protein sequence MSVGILGTKLGMTQLFDNDGNAVPVTVVQAGPCKITQIKTAAKEGYQAIQLGYGTTREKLISKPEMGHLKKSESDPVKHLKEYRVPDVSNYQLGQVLDVSQFNDGQIVDVIGTGIGKGFAGYQKRHGFKRGPMAHGSKNHRLPGSTGAGTTPGRVYPGKRMAGRLGGKQITCRKLMLFQVDAENNLLLIKGTVPGKPGALLSIVPAKVVGKAN, from the coding sequence ATGTCTGTCGGTATTCTCGGCACAAAGCTCGGTATGACTCAACTATTTGACAATGATGGCAATGCCGTCCCTGTCACAGTTGTTCAAGCTGGGCCATGCAAAATTACGCAAATCAAAACTGCAGCTAAGGAAGGCTATCAAGCCATTCAGCTTGGCTATGGCACGACTAGGGAAAAGCTGATCTCTAAACCAGAGATGGGTCACTTAAAGAAATCTGAAAGCGATCCTGTCAAGCACCTGAAAGAATATCGCGTGCCAGATGTTAGTAACTATCAACTCGGTCAGGTCTTAGATGTCAGTCAATTTAATGACGGACAGATTGTAGATGTAATTGGTACGGGTATTGGCAAAGGTTTTGCAGGTTATCAGAAGAGACATGGATTTAAACGCGGACCTATGGCTCACGGCTCTAAAAACCACCGTCTGCCTGGCTCCACTGGTGCGGGTACTACACCGGGTCGCGTTTACCCGGGTAAGCGGATGGCAGGCCGCCTGGGTGGAAAGCAAATCACCTGTCGCAAGCTGATGCTATTCCAGGTAGATGCAGAGAATAACCTGCTGCTAATCAAAGGTACAGTTCCTGGCAAACCGGGTGCTTTGTTAAGCATCGTTCCCGCCAAGGTTGTAGGTAAGGCGAATTAA
- the rplD gene encoding 50S ribosomal protein L4, whose amino-acid sequence MPVLQDWTGKQIGEVSLDLRVAKESSAADIVHRALIRQLNNARQGNACAKTRAEVRGGGRKPWRQKGTGRARAGSTRSPLWRGGGVIFGPKPRDFNLKMNRKERRLALCTALHGRLDDAVVVADFAAELPQPKTKELFAALGRWGVTPDRKVLLIVAEKAENIYLSARNIANLVLITADQLNVFDLVTADKLVITAPALEKIQAVYGTQQ is encoded by the coding sequence ATGCCTGTATTACAAGATTGGACAGGAAAACAGATTGGTGAAGTCAGTCTAGATTTGCGCGTTGCTAAAGAATCTAGTGCTGCTGATATCGTGCATCGCGCGCTGATACGCCAGCTTAACAATGCTCGTCAGGGTAATGCTTGTGCTAAAACCCGTGCCGAGGTGCGCGGTGGCGGTCGCAAGCCGTGGCGGCAGAAGGGTACTGGTCGAGCCAGGGCAGGATCGACGCGATCGCCGCTCTGGCGCGGTGGCGGTGTCATCTTTGGCCCCAAGCCCAGAGACTTTAATCTCAAGATGAATCGTAAAGAACGTCGTCTAGCTCTGTGTACGGCTTTGCACGGTCGTTTGGACGATGCGGTCGTAGTTGCAGATTTTGCTGCCGAACTACCTCAACCCAAAACCAAGGAACTGTTTGCAGCTCTAGGTCGCTGGGGCGTAACCCCAGATCGGAAAGTTTTGTTGATTGTGGCTGAGAAAGCGGAAAATATCTACCTTTCAGCTCGTAATATAGCTAATTTGGTATTAATTACAGCCGATCAGCTTAACGTTTTTGACCTGGTGACGGCGGACAAGCTAGTGATTACAGCGCCCGCTTTAGAGAAGATTCAAGCAGTCTACGGAACGCAGCAGTAG